In Polaribacter sp. L3A8, a genomic segment contains:
- a CDS encoding circularly permuted type 2 ATP-grasp protein — translation MKKTTTLPLFSTYELDSRFYDELFNKNNEIREVYKTLYNLFGSYSVSEFDRLNKKAKDSFFNLGITFQVYGEKEVKEKIFPFDLFPRIINNKEWTTIEKGVLQRSKALNLFLWDLYHDQKIIKQGIVPEDLIKSSVNFLPQMIGLDPPGGIYNHISGTDLIKHSDGNYYVLEDNIRCPSGVSYVIGNRTAVKHALFGVFNQYNAHTVVDYGSKLLETMESVKPNGVDAPVCVIITPGVYNSAYYEHSFLAKQMGVVLVEGRDLFVENGFVYMRTIYGPEKVDVIYRRIDDLFIDPLVFKKDSMLGVPGLFSVYLKGNVTLVNAPGTGVADDKAVYTYMPEIIKYYLDEEPILNNVHTYHCSRKDELKYVLENIDKLVVKPVDESGGYGISIGSKLTKEEIEKVKKTILADPRKYIAQPIMSLSTHPTYVDENESFESRHVDLRTFTLLGKDIDFVLKGGLSRVALKKGNLIVNSSQGGGSKDTWVLKK, via the coding sequence TTGAAAAAAACTACAACACTACCGCTATTTTCAACTTACGAATTAGATTCTAGATTTTATGATGAGCTCTTTAATAAGAATAATGAAATAAGAGAAGTTTATAAAACTTTGTATAATTTATTTGGATCTTATTCTGTGTCAGAATTCGATCGTTTAAATAAAAAGGCAAAAGATTCTTTTTTTAATTTAGGAATTACGTTTCAGGTTTATGGTGAGAAGGAGGTAAAAGAGAAAATTTTTCCTTTCGATTTATTTCCAAGAATTATTAATAATAAAGAATGGACGACCATAGAAAAAGGTGTTTTGCAAAGAAGCAAAGCGCTAAATCTTTTTCTTTGGGACCTTTATCATGATCAGAAAATTATAAAACAAGGTATTGTACCAGAAGATTTAATTAAATCTTCTGTCAACTTTTTACCTCAAATGATTGGGTTAGATCCTCCTGGAGGAATTTATAATCATATTTCTGGTACCGATTTAATAAAACATTCTGATGGTAATTATTATGTTTTAGAAGATAATATTAGATGTCCTTCTGGTGTGAGTTATGTCATTGGAAATAGAACTGCTGTAAAACACGCGTTGTTTGGTGTTTTTAATCAATACAATGCACATACTGTTGTAGATTATGGTTCTAAGTTATTAGAAACCATGGAATCTGTAAAACCGAATGGAGTAGATGCTCCTGTTTGTGTTATTATTACGCCTGGTGTTTATAACTCTGCTTATTATGAGCATTCCTTTTTAGCAAAACAAATGGGTGTTGTTTTAGTAGAAGGACGAGATCTGTTTGTAGAAAATGGATTTGTATATATGAGAACTATTTATGGGCCAGAAAAAGTAGATGTTATTTATAGAAGAATAGATGATTTATTTATAGATCCTCTAGTCTTTAAAAAGGATTCTATGTTGGGAGTTCCTGGGTTGTTTTCTGTGTATTTAAAAGGAAACGTAACTTTAGTAAATGCACCCGGTACAGGTGTTGCAGATGATAAAGCTGTTTATACGTATATGCCAGAAATTATTAAATACTATTTAGATGAAGAACCTATTTTAAATAATGTACACACCTATCATTGTAGTAGAAAAGACGAATTAAAGTATGTGCTAGAAAACATTGATAAGTTGGTTGTAAAACCTGTTGATGAGTCTGGTGGATATGGAATTTCTATTGGTAGTAAATTAACAAAAGAAGAAATTGAAAAAGTTAAAAAGACAATATTAGCAGACCCTAGAAAATACATAGCACAACCTATTATGTCTTTATCTACACACCCAACGTATGTGGATGAAAATGAGTCTTTTGAGTCTAGACACGTAGATTTAAGAACTTTTACTTTATTAGGAAAAGACATCGATTTTGTATTAAAAGGAGGGTTGTCTAGAGTTGCGCTTAAAAAAGGAAATTTAATAGTAAATTCATCTCAAGGTGGTGGTTCAAAAGACACTTGGGTTTTAAAAAAATAA
- a CDS encoding alpha-E domain-containing protein gives MLARVANNLFWMGRYIERSEHLARFLNVNYFSSLDAPDELSQSRQFVLRSVMYMSANEIIDADITLDEEAVLFNVGLNLEKPYSVVNTFANAHENARSSRDLISTELFECINTVNHRIKAYPIELFVKSGLYDFTSIVTQSASDVRSKIKSTLLHDEVYAIIMLGVYLERAIQVSRIINSKLSDVAASKELYGDLADNYQWSTLLKCVSTHDMMRRYYKKTPTRKTALEFIILNEKCPRSIKNCLAQIYKYICIISKDKVISNDSAAFLIGKMKAEFEYKLFTDIDDNLEEFIADLIEKLVLIASKLEENYFNITDPSFVKEQQGSNDEKIEEEEVKAEKEVTQKQKQK, from the coding sequence ATGTTAGCAAGAGTAGCCAATAACCTTTTTTGGATGGGAAGATATATTGAACGTTCAGAGCACTTAGCAAGGTTTTTAAACGTCAATTATTTTTCTTCTTTAGATGCACCAGATGAATTATCACAATCTAGACAATTTGTATTGCGTTCTGTAATGTACATGTCTGCAAATGAAATTATAGATGCAGATATTACATTAGATGAAGAAGCTGTTTTATTTAATGTTGGGTTAAATTTAGAAAAACCTTATTCTGTTGTAAATACATTTGCAAATGCGCATGAAAATGCTCGAAGTTCTAGAGATTTAATTTCCACTGAATTATTTGAATGTATTAATACCGTTAACCATAGAATTAAAGCATATCCAATAGAGCTATTTGTAAAAAGTGGCTTGTATGATTTTACGTCTATTGTAACACAGTCTGCATCAGATGTAAGAAGTAAAATTAAAAGTACACTTTTACATGATGAAGTATATGCTATTATTATGTTGGGAGTTTATTTAGAAAGAGCCATTCAGGTATCAAGAATTATAAATTCTAAACTAAGTGATGTTGCTGCTTCAAAAGAACTTTATGGAGATTTAGCAGATAATTACCAATGGTCTACACTTTTAAAATGTGTTTCTACGCACGATATGATGCGTCGTTACTATAAAAAAACGCCTACTAGAAAAACAGCCTTAGAGTTTATTATTTTAAATGAAAAATGCCCAAGATCTATAAAAAATTGTTTAGCTCAAATTTATAAATATATCTGTATTATTTCTAAAGATAAAGTGATATCAAATGATTCTGCCGCTTTTTTAATTGGTAAAATGAAAGCTGAGTTTGAGTATAAATTATTTACTGATATCGATGATAATTTAGAGGAGTTTATTGCTGATTTAATAGAGAAATTAGTATTAATAGCATCTAAACTAGAAGAGAATTATTTTAATATTACAGACCCTAGTTTTGTAAAAGAACAACAAGGAAGTAATGATGAAAAAATAGAGGAAGAAGAAGTGAAAGCTGAAAAGGAAGTAACTCAAAAGCAAAAACAAAAATAA
- a CDS encoding transglutaminase family protein, producing the protein MIFDLWHKTKYSYENGASFCHNITTLKPKSFKGQAVLEYVLEISPTPTDISERIDFFGNTVTRFSIQQNHEELIVIARSKVARDYNLQIEGENFVEGKKVTVEESLKLLKGIQPDIIEARQFVLGSPLISDMSAVIKEYALVSFKPERSLYEASYELMQRIFTDFDFVSGFTNIATPLKEVMKEKKGVCQDFAQIAIACVRSMGLPARYVSGYIETVAPEGKEKLIGTDASHAWFSVFIPTLGWVDFDPTNNQIPKNQHIVVAHGRDYYDVPPLKGVIYSTGKSKMDVSVDLRPTKNNQSQYQTQF; encoded by the coding sequence ATGATTTTTGATCTTTGGCACAAAACAAAATATAGTTATGAAAACGGAGCTTCCTTTTGCCATAACATAACCACCTTAAAACCTAAAAGTTTTAAAGGACAAGCTGTTTTAGAATACGTATTAGAAATAAGTCCGACTCCGACAGACATTTCTGAAAGAATAGATTTTTTTGGTAATACGGTTACACGCTTTTCTATACAGCAAAATCATGAAGAACTAATTGTTATCGCACGTAGTAAAGTTGCTAGAGATTACAACCTTCAAATAGAAGGAGAAAATTTTGTGGAAGGAAAAAAAGTGACTGTAGAAGAATCTTTAAAATTATTAAAAGGAATACAACCAGACATTATTGAAGCAAGACAATTTGTATTAGGCTCTCCATTAATTTCTGATATGAGTGCTGTAATTAAAGAATATGCATTGGTTTCTTTTAAACCAGAAAGATCTTTATATGAAGCTTCTTATGAATTAATGCAACGTATTTTTACCGATTTTGATTTTGTTTCTGGTTTTACAAACATAGCTACACCATTAAAAGAAGTAATGAAAGAGAAAAAAGGTGTTTGCCAAGATTTTGCGCAAATTGCCATTGCTTGTGTTAGGTCTATGGGCTTACCTGCAAGATATGTTAGTGGTTATATAGAAACAGTAGCACCAGAAGGTAAAGAAAAATTGATTGGTACAGATGCTTCTCATGCTTGGTTTTCTGTATTTATACCTACTTTGGGTTGGGTAGATTTTGACCCTACCAACAATCAAATACCAAAAAATCAACATATTGTAGTTGCACATGGTAGAGATTATTATGATGTACCTCCATTAAAAGGTGTAATTTATAGTACAGGTAAAAGCAAAATGGATGTTTCTGTAGATTTAAGACCAACAAAAAATAATCAAAGTCAGTATCAAACTCAATTTTAA
- a CDS encoding circularly permuted type 2 ATP-grasp protein, giving the protein MMIEDKKVEKTILYDYFLNKTKYDELLISKMDEKSDWKILLDNLQKIGPKELASKQADIDWLLAENGVTYNVYNDPKGLNRPWNLNVVPFMIHQNEWTEVEKGIQQRSELLDLILKDLYGKRELLKNGIIPPEVIYAHRGFLRSCDQIEYKTAKQLLVHAVDLARGPDGRMWVVNDRTQAPSGMGYALENRFSTSKIIPEIFNNINVKQPSTFFNDFNKLLLNVAPSNKENPMVVILTPGPHNETYFEHSFLSSFLGHPLVKGNDLVVRHGKVWLKSLKGLKQVDVILRRVDDNFMDPLELKEDSYLGVAGLLEVVRLQNVAIVNPIGSGILENPALIPFMENICEFFLKEKLILPQIASWWCGQEKERKHVLEDLPSYVVKRIDRSHREHIYFCEFLSKEELKDLKAEILENPNRFVAQEKISFSTAPNFVEDKLEPRKILCRTFSIAKDNGYSVMPGGLVRVATEREDLFVSNHRGGTSKDFWIVCDKKQNYLQNYSWNKTTSKHTESINDVPSNTAENLYWSGRYLGRTLFTARYLRMVLNQMTHVQYNNDRKSESESLKILFQSITNITSTFPGFTGEKAEEALKNPLKEIKALTLDTQRIGGFAQSMQSFNNSYYSLRNLWSKDMWRVFDGIQKQLVKLKEEEDYSATTLSKFFDKIITRLIAFMALTEESILVRQGLLLYFIGLQVEQASMTIEKFRSLIIVNYNEELEYEILESLLNSHESLNIYRYSYKSYLSIENVLKLLLLDKEYSRSLMYQVQRMKKDIDRLPNTNVSIEMTDCQKNIESVIDKIQSLSLEEILEIDETSNMRKNLDELLSDLSDLLHTTSLSVSDTYFNHSQQQKQLVDRKISN; this is encoded by the coding sequence ATGATGATAGAAGACAAGAAAGTTGAAAAGACAATTTTATATGATTATTTTTTAAATAAAACGAAATATGACGAATTATTAATCTCTAAGATGGACGAAAAATCGGATTGGAAAATTTTATTAGACAATTTACAAAAAATTGGTCCCAAAGAATTAGCTTCTAAACAAGCTGATATAGATTGGCTTTTAGCAGAAAACGGTGTTACTTACAATGTATATAATGATCCTAAAGGATTAAATAGACCTTGGAATTTAAATGTTGTGCCGTTTATGATTCATCAAAATGAATGGACAGAAGTTGAGAAAGGAATTCAACAAAGATCTGAGCTTTTAGACCTAATTTTAAAAGATTTATATGGTAAACGTGAATTGCTTAAAAACGGAATTATTCCGCCAGAAGTAATTTATGCACATAGAGGTTTTTTACGTTCTTGCGATCAAATAGAATATAAAACAGCAAAACAATTATTGGTACATGCTGTAGATTTAGCGAGAGGTCCAGATGGAAGAATGTGGGTTGTTAATGATAGAACACAAGCTCCTTCTGGTATGGGATATGCTTTAGAAAATAGATTTTCTACAAGTAAAATTATACCTGAAATATTTAACAACATCAATGTAAAGCAACCTTCTACTTTCTTTAATGATTTTAACAAATTATTGTTGAATGTTGCTCCGTCTAATAAAGAAAACCCAATGGTGGTTATTTTAACACCAGGACCACATAATGAAACTTATTTTGAACATTCTTTTTTATCTTCATTTTTAGGGCATCCTTTGGTAAAAGGAAATGATTTAGTGGTAAGACACGGTAAAGTTTGGTTAAAATCTTTAAAGGGATTAAAACAAGTTGATGTTATTTTAAGACGTGTAGATGATAATTTTATGGATCCTTTAGAATTAAAGGAAGACTCTTATTTAGGAGTTGCAGGTTTATTAGAAGTAGTTCGTTTACAAAATGTTGCCATCGTAAACCCTATTGGAAGTGGTATTTTAGAAAACCCTGCCCTTATTCCATTTATGGAAAACATCTGTGAATTCTTCTTAAAAGAAAAATTGATTTTACCACAAATTGCTTCGTGGTGGTGCGGACAAGAAAAAGAACGAAAACATGTACTAGAAGACCTGCCCTCTTATGTGGTAAAAAGAATTGACAGATCGCATAGAGAACATATTTATTTCTGTGAGTTTTTAAGTAAAGAAGAACTTAAAGATTTAAAAGCAGAAATATTAGAAAACCCAAATAGATTTGTTGCTCAAGAAAAAATATCTTTTTCTACAGCACCAAATTTTGTAGAAGACAAGTTAGAACCTCGTAAAATTTTATGTAGAACTTTTTCTATAGCAAAAGATAATGGTTATAGCGTAATGCCTGGTGGTTTAGTTAGGGTTGCAACAGAACGAGAAGATTTATTTGTATCTAACCATAGAGGAGGAACCAGTAAAGATTTTTGGATTGTTTGTGATAAAAAACAAAATTATTTACAAAACTATTCTTGGAACAAAACAACCTCTAAGCACACAGAAAGTATTAATGATGTGCCAAGTAATACTGCCGAAAATTTATATTGGTCTGGTAGATATTTAGGTAGAACATTGTTTACTGCAAGGTATTTAAGAATGGTTTTAAACCAAATGACGCATGTACAATATAACAACGATCGGAAATCAGAATCAGAAAGTTTAAAAATATTATTTCAATCTATTACTAACATAACGTCTACATTTCCTGGTTTTACAGGAGAAAAAGCAGAAGAAGCTTTAAAAAATCCGTTAAAAGAAATTAAAGCACTTACTTTAGATACCCAAAGAATAGGTGGTTTTGCACAGTCTATGCAAAGCTTTAACAACTCTTATTATTCTTTAAGAAACTTGTGGTCTAAAGATATGTGGCGCGTTTTTGATGGAATACAGAAACAATTGGTCAAATTAAAAGAAGAAGAAGATTACTCTGCTACTACCTTATCTAAATTTTTTGATAAAATTATTACCAGACTAATTGCATTTATGGCTTTAACAGAAGAAAGTATTTTAGTAAGACAAGGACTACTACTCTACTTTATTGGTTTGCAGGTAGAGCAAGCTTCTATGACCATAGAAAAATTTAGATCTTTAATTATTGTAAATTATAATGAAGAATTAGAATACGAAATTTTAGAATCGCTTTTAAATAGTCATGAAAGTTTAAATATTTATAGATACAGTTACAAATCTTATTTAAGTATAGAAAACGTACTGAAATTATTACTTTTAGATAAAGAGTATTCTAGATCTTTAATGTACCAAGTACAACGAATGAAGAAAGATATTGATAGATTACCTAATACAAATGTATCGATAGAAATGACCGATTGTCAAAAAAATATTGAATCAGTTATTGACAAAATACAAAGTTTATCATTAGAAGAAATTTTAGAAATTGATGAAACTTCTAATATGCGTAAGAATTTAGATGAATTATTATCTGATTTAAGCGATTTATTACACACTACTTCTTTGTCTGTTTCAGACACATACTTTAACCACTCTCAACAACAGAAACAGTTGGTAGATAGAAAAATTTCTAATTAA
- a CDS encoding transglutaminase family protein: protein MALKIVISHKTTYKYDRKVSLSPHIFRLRPAPHSRTPIESYSIKITPEEQFFNWQQDPFGNYVARLVFPEKTDEMSIDVEIIADLKTINPFDFFIEEYAEEYPFVYTETVKKELQPYLEITDKGKLLEEFIKTLDYTPRKTIYFLIDINQKIYEFLNYNIRMDPGVQSCEETLNQKNGSCRDYAWLFVQTLRHLGFGARFVSGYLVQLKSDEKSLDGPSGPEEDFTDLHAWAEVYLPGAGWIGFDATSGLLASEGHIPLACTPSFESAAPVSGMTDKCETEFFFENKVTRILESPRVTKPYTEEQWKEVYKLGNKVEKQLEKGDVRLTMGGEPTFISIDDLESPEWNTTADGPNKRKLAGDLTKGLYDKFGNGAVLHHAQGKWYPGEPLPRWQIEICWRKDGRPIWYNKKYLSSYADNPIVPENSDKLFLETLTKYLRVSTEHILPSYEDPFYHLWEQGNLPIDIDPAKDKDGSLARKKLHEIYEKGASTPVGHLLPLNKTEDKWFTSAWTFRRQHIFLTPGNSPMGLRLPLDSLMEKPEHEVFPIYEPDLFSKKKRLPSFKNIVKKRYQDFLDFGLELNQPNYFVRTALCAEIREDKLYLFLPPLETAEMFLDLIAAIEITAKELNVPVIMEGYEPPHDNRLESLKITPDPAVIEVNVHPVTNWEDLCKNTFTFYNEAKKARLGTEKFMLDGKHTGTGGGNHVTLGGTSPADSPLLRKPSLLRSLLTFWQHHPGLTYLFSGSFVGPTSQAPRVDEARLDNLYELEIAFNQIPKDGEVPFWLTDRLFRHLLTDLTGNTHRAEFCIDKLYSPDSSTGRLGILELRGFDMPPHPKMSLVQMLLVRTLVAWFWKKPYEHNLVRWGTELHDKFLIEHYVREDIKDIVDQLNKAGYDFKEDWFDPFFEFRFPLHGMVDINNIHLELRAGIEPWNVLGEEMTGGGTARYVDSSLERLQVKVSNFNEDRFVLSCNGVKVQLNSTGVHGEYVAGVRYKAWDPFSALHPTIPVDTPLVFDIVDTWNKRSIGGCTYFVAHPGGRSYDEYPVNSYEAESRRINRFWEFGHTQGEIDPVESINPNTESTSRSVEQNSSSKRFKFKELPVNFEFPYTLDLRKK from the coding sequence ATGGCATTAAAAATCGTAATATCACACAAGACTACTTATAAGTATGATAGAAAAGTATCCTTATCTCCTCATATTTTTAGACTTAGACCAGCACCACACTCTAGAACTCCCATAGAATCGTACTCAATTAAAATTACGCCAGAAGAACAATTTTTTAACTGGCAACAAGATCCTTTTGGTAATTATGTTGCTCGTTTGGTTTTTCCTGAGAAAACGGATGAAATGTCTATTGATGTTGAGATTATTGCAGATTTAAAAACGATAAACCCTTTTGATTTCTTTATTGAAGAATATGCCGAAGAATATCCGTTTGTATATACAGAAACAGTTAAGAAAGAGTTACAGCCTTATTTAGAAATTACAGATAAAGGGAAATTATTAGAAGAATTTATAAAAACATTAGATTATACGCCTAGAAAAACTATTTATTTTTTGATTGATATCAACCAGAAAATTTACGAGTTTTTAAATTATAATATTAGAATGGATCCGGGTGTTCAAAGTTGTGAAGAAACTTTGAATCAGAAAAATGGATCTTGTAGAGATTATGCATGGTTATTTGTGCAAACTCTACGTCACTTAGGTTTTGGAGCACGTTTTGTTTCTGGATATTTAGTGCAATTAAAATCTGATGAAAAGTCTTTAGATGGCCCTTCTGGTCCAGAAGAAGATTTTACAGATTTACACGCTTGGGCAGAAGTTTATTTGCCAGGTGCTGGTTGGATTGGTTTTGACGCTACTTCTGGTCTTTTGGCTAGTGAAGGTCATATTCCGTTAGCCTGTACACCTTCTTTTGAAAGTGCTGCGCCAGTTTCTGGAATGACAGATAAATGTGAAACTGAATTCTTTTTTGAGAACAAAGTGACACGAATTTTAGAATCTCCAAGAGTTACAAAACCGTATACAGAAGAACAATGGAAAGAAGTATACAAACTAGGTAATAAAGTAGAGAAGCAATTAGAAAAGGGTGATGTAAGATTAACAATGGGTGGCGAACCTACCTTTATTTCTATTGATGATTTAGAATCTCCAGAGTGGAATACAACCGCAGATGGACCAAATAAAAGAAAATTAGCTGGCGATTTAACCAAAGGTTTATATGACAAATTTGGTAACGGAGCTGTTTTACATCATGCACAAGGAAAATGGTATCCTGGAGAGCCTTTACCAAGATGGCAAATAGAAATTTGCTGGCGTAAAGATGGTAGACCAATTTGGTATAACAAAAAGTATTTATCTAGCTATGCTGATAACCCTATTGTACCAGAAAATTCTGATAAATTATTTTTAGAAACACTTACCAAATATTTACGTGTTTCTACAGAACATATTTTACCAAGTTACGAAGATCCTTTTTATCATTTATGGGAACAAGGAAATTTACCTATAGATATAGATCCTGCAAAGGACAAAGACGGTTCTTTAGCGCGTAAAAAATTACATGAAATTTATGAAAAAGGAGCATCTACACCTGTTGGTCATTTACTTCCTTTAAATAAAACAGAAGATAAATGGTTTACCAGTGCTTGGACTTTTAGAAGACAGCACATCTTTTTAACTCCAGGGAATTCTCCTATGGGATTAAGATTGCCTTTAGATTCATTAATGGAAAAACCAGAACATGAAGTTTTTCCAATTTATGAACCCGATTTATTTTCTAAAAAGAAACGTTTACCAAGTTTTAAAAATATTGTAAAGAAAAGATATCAAGATTTTTTAGATTTTGGACTAGAATTAAACCAACCAAACTATTTTGTACGTACTGCACTTTGTGCAGAAATTAGAGAAGATAAATTGTATTTATTTTTACCTCCTTTAGAAACGGCAGAAATGTTTTTAGATTTAATTGCTGCCATAGAAATTACAGCAAAAGAATTAAATGTACCTGTTATTATGGAAGGTTATGAACCTCCTCATGACAATAGATTAGAATCTCTAAAAATAACACCAGACCCTGCTGTTATAGAGGTTAATGTACACCCAGTTACCAATTGGGAAGACTTATGTAAAAACACATTTACTTTTTACAACGAGGCTAAAAAAGCAAGATTAGGTACAGAAAAGTTTATGCTAGATGGTAAACATACAGGAACTGGTGGTGGAAACCACGTTACTTTAGGAGGTACAAGTCCTGCAGACAGTCCTTTATTACGTAAACCAAGTTTGTTACGTAGTTTGTTAACTTTTTGGCAACATCACCCAGGATTAACGTATTTATTCTCTGGTTCTTTTGTGGGGCCAACAAGTCAGGCACCAAGAGTAGATGAAGCTCGTTTAGACAACTTATACGAGTTAGAAATTGCCTTTAATCAAATTCCGAAAGATGGAGAAGTTCCTTTTTGGTTAACCGATAGATTGTTTAGACATTTATTAACCGATTTAACGGGTAATACGCACAGAGCAGAATTTTGTATTGATAAACTATACTCGCCAGATTCTTCTACAGGAAGATTAGGTATTTTAGAGTTACGTGGTTTTGATATGCCTCCGCATCCAAAAATGAGTTTGGTACAAATGCTATTGGTTAGAACCTTAGTAGCTTGGTTTTGGAAAAAACCTTACGAACATAATTTAGTACGTTGGGGAACAGAATTACATGATAAATTCTTAATAGAACATTATGTAAGAGAAGACATTAAAGACATTGTAGATCAATTAAATAAAGCGGGTTACGACTTTAAAGAAGATTGGTTCGATCCATTTTTCGAATTTAGATTCCCATTACATGGGATGGTAGACATTAATAATATTCATTTAGAATTAAGAGCTGGTATAGAACCTTGGAATGTTTTAGGTGAAGAAATGACTGGTGGAGGAACTGCTAGATATGTAGATTCTTCTTTAGAAAGACTACAAGTAAAAGTTTCTAATTTTAATGAAGACCGCTTTGTATTAAGTTGTAACGGTGTTAAAGTGCAATTAAATAGTACTGGTGTTCATGGAGAATATGTTGCAGGTGTGCGTTATAAAGCTTGGGATCCTTTCTCTGCTTTACACCCAACAATACCTGTAGATACTCCGCTTGTTTTTGATATTGTAGATACTTGGAACAAACGCTCTATTGGTGGTTGTACTTATTTTGTGGCACATCCAGGAGGTAGATCTTATGACGAATATCCAGTAAATAGTTATGAAGCAGAATCAAGACGAATAAATCGCTTCTGGGAATTTGGACACACACAAGGTGAAATTGACCCTGTAGAAAGTATCAACCCAAATACAGAAAGCACAAGTAGAAGTGTAGAACAAAACAGTAGCTCTAAACGATTTAAGTTTAAAGAGTTGCCTGTTAATTTTGAATTTCCTTATACTTTAGATTTAAGAAAAAAGTAA
- the mce gene encoding methylmalonyl-CoA epimerase, with protein MNISHIEHLGIAVDNLEESIKYYEEVLGLKCYSIEEVADQKVKTAFFLVGNTKIELLESTSPDGPIGKFIEKKGAGIHHIAFAVPNATEALKTAEKRGVRLVDKVSRKGAEGLNIGFLHPKSTLGVLTELCSKE; from the coding sequence ATGAATATTTCACATATAGAGCATTTAGGTATTGCTGTTGATAATTTAGAGGAATCAATAAAATACTATGAAGAGGTCTTAGGATTGAAGTGTTATTCTATAGAAGAGGTTGCTGACCAAAAGGTTAAGACAGCCTTTTTTTTGGTAGGTAATACAAAAATTGAACTATTAGAAAGTACTTCTCCGGATGGACCCATTGGTAAGTTTATAGAAAAGAAAGGAGCTGGCATTCATCATATTGCTTTTGCCGTCCCCAATGCAACAGAAGCGTTAAAAACAGCAGAGAAACGAGGAGTGAGGTTGGTTGATAAAGTTTCTAGAAAAGGAGCAGAAGGACTAAATATTGGTTTCTTACATCCAAAATCTACATTAGGAGTACTTACAGAACTTTGTTCTAAAGAATAA